In Dryobates pubescens isolate bDryPub1 chromosome 31, bDryPub1.pri, whole genome shotgun sequence, one DNA window encodes the following:
- the APC2 gene encoding adenomatous polyposis coli protein 2 isoform X1, which produces MVSSGQTEVLDQLKALQMDITSLYNLKFAPEVVRGAEDSPAPAPPPHRDGTGDLGRATLRMLEELDRERCFLLGEIEKEEKEKVWYYAQLQSLATRLDELPHVETFSMQMDLIRQQLQFEAQHIRSLMEERFGTADEMVQRAQIRASRLEQIDKELMEAQDKVQQPEPQLCGKVPGMEGDGSLDPPTHPDEGGSSLGSSKVEVVFWLLSMLATRDKEDLSRTLLAMSSSQESCLAMRKSGCLPLLIQILHDSDGEPGPPESPSGAKDARMRANAALHNIVFSQPDEGQAKKEMRVLHVLEQIRSYSETCWDWLQMQSREAGRGPEGGAAPVPIEPQICQATCAIMKLSFDEEYRRAMNELGGLQAVAELLQVDYEMHRMTNDPLNLALRRYAGMALTNLTFGDVVNKATLCARRGCMEAIVAQLGSDSEELHQVVSSILRNLSWRADINSKKVLREVGSVAGLMRCALHAGKESTLKSVLSALWNLSAHSTDNKAAICAVEGALGFLVSTLTYKCQSNSLAIIESGGGILRNVSSLIATREDYRQVLRDHNCLQTLLQHLRSHSLTIVSNACGTLWNLSARSPRDQELLWDLGAVSMLRNLIHSKHKMIAMGSAAALRNLLANRPPKYKDAAAVVSPGSCMPSLYVRKQKALEAELDAKHLAEAFDTMEKQSLKGQGAKKPPRHAESLVKDYASDSGCFDDDEVPNISTGLETASASVLSMFLSSSFLQGQALPRALAQRRCPEPEKEGGGAKPGEPKRLPADDDVSLAAEKLANKISSTVAKIDKLVEDISTMHTSSDDSFSLSSEDHCLDWQYGPEEGHEARAQSCSPCRLSEAGGFAKRESLSRAHTLLRLKAASTSLSNDSLNSGSTSDGYCTKEHMKPCTRAAFLDYREELQRYQKRPSRLDLKGILGSKLERVEPPVPKGRDQAEPEKPEQPDVPERAKKTVTFPSPKALEKEPEWKKETGGKPSSDSQIHTIKLSPSYQHVPLLESLAKSGAAAATGHQPSLLGRKQAWLPPALLQTAETLSKIPEKLPAHPPAAAEQESVQKYSVEDTPICFSRCSSLSSLSSADNVLDGQSHSENDLDSDSSLEILEMEEGEAEDEDERQEKEKVDPDPAMLAGISQPITIPFPKREKIFLRESSPSRQEDLTPSSSSENYIQETPLVMSRCSSVSSLGSFESPSIASSIQSDPCSEMISGTISPSELPDSPGQTMPPSRSKTPLFELGCQPEKETSQFNIQWENNVKKFMEITDFKERFQLPQDLDSMVYFTVEKPNENFSCASSLSALPLHEHYVQKDVELKLMPTFPEKNSLNFVAHEKREERREERHPEGRRRAERPERPEPPDNDNDDDDDIEILKECISSAMPSRFRKVKTSLLSGQVLHPQTKKPLHLPVYMLVPAQAPPGGPRHLRAAAPRDPFRDDDSFTDSADGTPVNFSSAASLSDETLRYPPAEEAEPLRGLAEGHRQLGSAGTIPARRAASGGSAPARLSSACKGKAASSRGPSGEGKRGQQPTKSGPKLELEVGRPPSGACGRKDAPQEDEVAFQSLCHTTPTEEAVYCFYEQDSDELPEVGRQGTGSRAQPGRAPRRERWGGSIPRREPEPGPRPAKSKPQNNLIADETPPCYSLSSSMSSLSDANLSDGKERGQPCGKAPRPRSATVSLGKGGSPSSPSLPSLNSEDDLLQKCIGSAMPKRRRPSARRRLPERKQKPSGAGGRERKAEARHRPTEDTGSDRGSDLDSVEWQAIQEGANSIVTWLHQAAASLSREPSSESDSILSFMSGLSVGSTLQLSLGRQEKQRASSAGGRDAARRERSKSRPERKEAPGARPAGRGSTRAERSPAPTKPVPNLPVVFRGRTVIYMPNLPKDAPSPRGTPKKSSAAKPEASPAKNLSLSQQRSRSLHRLGKPPETGDLALPKRSTTPPARIGKGPPSSGSSRTSTPSQHAPKKLPSPSQATKQSPTAVSKAGSSPSPPGPPARAPAPKSPALKQSKTQKSPVRIPFMQKPSRKVLPGRGTMPVLEEQVDASKAGGSGPGGPGGGGRLNLVRMSSTRSSGSDSDRSGFLRQLTFIKESSSLLLRHRSELGPGQPSTSSLPRRTSPQRSRAALPAVFLCSSRCEELKAAKPAAPNPRPLVTRAQAGGRVSAGVKPPRRTSSESPSRLPVKTSTAAPEPFKRYSSSPNISVARRTGSPSSVLSARSEASAQRQRQQPEAVPDGQPAKPPVVMMKGTWRRIRDEDIPHILKSTLPSSALPLAGTGEEEEEPADEEEEEERPGTPRKTSDAVVQTEDFSSAKTNSSTSPTLESREGPPHPRAACDGEALAPPKATLPISFGHEVPTGTFPSSRHGSPSRAARVTPFNYVPSPMVTAVADTVVEKIQA; this is translated from the exons ATGGTGTCCTCGGGGCAGACGGAGGTCCTAGACCAGCTGAAAG CCCTGCAGATGGACATCACCAGCCTCTACAACCTCAAGTTTGCCCCGGAGGTTGTGCGTGGTGCTGaggacagcccagccccagcaccaccgcCCCACAGGGACGGCACCGGGGACCTGGGCAGAGCCACTCTGCGcatgctggaggagctggaccGGGAGAG gtgCTTCTTGCTGGGTGAGAtcgagaaggaggagaaggagaaggtctGGTACtatgcccagctgcagagcctggccacGCGCCTGGACGAGCTGCCCCACGTCGAGACG TTCTCCATGCAGATGGATCTGATccggcagcagctgcagttcgAGGCACAGCACATCCGCTCGCTGATGGAGGAGCGCTTCGGCACCGCCGACGAGATGGTGCAGCGGGCACAG atCCGTGCATCCCGGCTGGAGCAGATCGACAAGGAGCTGATGGAGGCGCAGGACAAGGTGCAGCAGCCGGAGCCGCAG ctctgtgggaagGTGCCTGGCATGGAGGGAGATGGCAGCCTGGACCCCCCAACCCACCCAGATGaagggggcagcagcctgggcagcagcaag gtgGAGGTGGTCTTCTGGCTGCTGTCCATGCTGGCCACGCGGGACAAGGAGGACCTGTCGCGCACGCTGCTGGCCATGTCCAGCTcgcaggagagctgcctggccaTGCGCAAGTccggctgcctgcccctgctcatCCAGATCCTGCACGACTCGGACGGGGAGCCGGGGCCCCCCGAGAGCCCCTCGGGCGCCAAGGACGCCCGCATGCGCGCCAACGCCGCCCTCCACAACATCGTCTTCTCCCAGCCCGACGAGGGCCAGGCCAAGAAGGAGATGAGGGTGCTGCacgtgctggagcagatccgcTCCTACTCGGAGACCTgctgggactggctgcagatgcagagcagggaggctggcagAGGCCCCGAGGGCGGCGCGG CACCGGTGCCCATCGAGCCCCAGATCTGCCAGGCCACCTGTGCCATCATGAAGCTCTCCTTCGACGAGGAGTACCGGCGGGCCATGAACGAGCTGG GTGGGCTGCAGGccgtggcagagctgctgcaggtggacTATGAGATGCACAGGATGACCAATGACCCCCTGAACCTGGCGCTGCGGCGCTACGCCGGCATGGCCCTCACCAACCTCACCTTCGGCGACGTGGTCAACAAG GCAACGCTGTGCGCCCGCCGGGGCTGCATGGAGGCCATCGTGGCTCAGCTGGGCTCCGACAGCGAGGAGCTGCaccag GTGGTCTCCAGCATCCTGAGGAACCTCTCCTGGCGAGCTGACATCAACAGCAAGAAGGTGCTGCGGGAGGTGGGCAGCGTGGCCGGGCTGATGCGGTGCGCCCTGCACGCTGGCAAG GAGTCGACGCTGAAGAGCGTCCTGAGCGCGCTGTGGAACCTGTCGGCACACAGCACGGACAACAAAGCAGCCATCTGCGCTGTGGAGGGAGCCTTGGGCTTCCTGGTCAGCACCCTCACCTACAAGTGCCAGAGCAACTCCCTGGCCATCATTGAGAGCGGAGGTGGCATCCTCAGGAACGTCTCCAGCCTCATCGCCACGCGTGAGGACTACAG GCAGGTGCTGCGGGACCACAACTGCCTGCAGacgctgctgcagcacctgcgCTCGCACAGCCTCACCATCGTCAGCAACGCCTGCGGCACCCTCTGGAACCTGTCCGCCCGCAGCCCCCGcgaccaggagctgctgtgggaccTGGGGGCCGTCAGCATGCTGCGGAACCTCATCCACTCCAAGCACAAGATGATCGCCATGGGCAGCGCCGCCGCCCTCCGCAACCTCCTGGCCAACCGCCCCCCCAAGTACAAGGACGCCGCCGCCGTGGTCTCGCCGGGCTCCTGCATGCCCTCCCTCTACGTGCGCAAGCAGAAGGCCCTGGAGGCCGAGCTGGATGCCAAGCACCTGGCCGAGGCCTTCGACACCATGGAGAAGCAGAGCCTGAAGGGCCAGGGCGCCAAGAAGCCGCCACGGCACGCGGAGAGCCTGGTGAAGGACTACGCCTCCGACTCCGGCTGCTTCGACGACGACGAGGTGCCCAACATCTCCACCGGCCTGGAGACGGCCAGCGCCTCCGTCCTCTCCAtgttcctcagctcctccttcctccagggGCAGGCCCTGCCGCGGGCGCTGGCGCAGAGGCGATGCCCGGAGCCGGAGAAGGAGGGCGGCGGCGCCAAGCCGGGCGAGCCCAAGAGGCTGCCGGCGGACGACGACGTCTCGCTGGCCGCCGAGAAGCTGGCCAACAAGATCTCCAGCACGGTGGCCAAGATCGACAAGCTGGTGGAGGACATCTCCACCATGCACACGTCCTCGGACGACAGCTTCAGCCTCAGCTCGGAGGACCACTGCCTGGACTGGCAGTACGGCCCCGAGGAGGGGCACGAGGCGCGCGCCCAGTCCTGCTCGCCCTGCCGCCTGTCGGAGGCCGGCGGCTTCGCCAAGCGGGAGAGCCTGAGCCGGGCGCacaccctgctgaggctgaaggCGGCCTCCACCAGCCTGTCCAACGACAGCCTCAACAGTGGCAGCACCAGCGACGGCTACTGCACCAAGGAGCACATGAAGCCTTGCACCAGGGCGGCCTTCCTCGACTACCGCGAGGAGCTGCAGCGCTACCAGAAGCGGCCCAGCCGGCTCGACctcaagggcatcctgggcagCAAGCTGGAGAGGGTCGAACCCCCTGTGCCCAAGGGCAGGGACCAGGCCGAGCCGGAGAAGCCAGAGCAGCCGGACGTGCCCGAGAGGGCCAAGAAGACAGTGACCTTCCCCAGTCCCAAGGCACTGGAGAAGGAGCCCGAGTGGAAGAAGGAGACGGGCGGCAAACCCTCCTCCGACTCCCAGATCCACACCATCAAACTCTCCCCGTCCTACCAGCACGTCCCACTGCTCGAGAGCCTGGCCAAGAGCGGCGCTGCCGCTGCCACCGGccaccagccctccctgctgggcaggaAGCAAGCCTGGCTCCCCCCTGCGCTGCTGCAGACGGCCGAGACCCTGAGCAAGATCCCCGAGAAGCTGCCTGCCCACCCTCCGGCCGCGGCGGAGCAGGAGTCGGTGCAGAAGTACTCGGTGGAGGACACCCCCATCTGCTTCTCCAGGTGcagttccctctcctccctctcctcggCAGACAACGTTTTGGACGGGCAGAGCCACAGCGAGAACGACCTGGACAGCGACTCCTCCCTGGAGATCCTGGAGAtggaggaaggggaagcagaAGACGAGGatgagaggcaggagaaggagaaggtggaTCCGGATCCAGCCATGCTGGCCGGGATTTCCCAGCCCATCACCATCCCCTTCCCGAAGCGGGAGAAGATTTTCCTGCGGGAGTCGTCGCCGTCGCGACAGGAGGACCTGACCCCCTCCAGCTCCTCGGAGAACTACATCCAGGAGACCCCTCTGGTGATGAGCCGCTGCAGCTCCgtcagctctctgggcagcttcgaGAGCCCCTCCATCGCCAGCTCCATCCAGAGCGACCCCTGCAGCGAGATGATCAGCGGCACCATCAGTCCCAGCGAGCTGCCCGACAGCCCCGGGCAAACCATGCCGCCCAGCCGCAGCAAGACGCCCCTCTTCGAGCTGGGCTGTCAGCCGGAGAAGGAGACCAGCCAGTTCAACATCCAGTGGGAGAACAACGTCAAGAAGTTCATGGAGATCACCGACTTCAAGGAGCGcttccagctgccccaggaccTGGACTCCATGGTCTACTTCACGGTGGAGAAACCCAACGAGAACTTCTCCTGCGCCTCCAGCCTCAGCGCCCTGCCCCTCCACGAGCACTACGTGCAGAAGGACGTGGAGCTGAAGCTGATGCCCACCTTCCCCGAGAAGAACAGCCTGAACTTCGTGGCCCACGAGAAGCGGGAGGAGCGGCGGGAGGAGCGGCACCCGGAGGGCCGGCGGCGGGCGGAGCGCCCCGAGCGCCCCGAGCCCCCCGACAACGACAACGACGACGACGACGATATCGAGATCCTGAAGGAGTGCATCAGCTCCGCCATGCCCTCCCGCTTCCGCAAGGTGAAGACCTCCCTTCTCTccggccaggtcctgcaccccCAGACCAAGAAGCCTCTGCACCTCCCTGTCTACATGCTGGTGCCGGCCCAGGCGCCCCCCGGCGGCCCCAGGCACCTGCGTGCCGCCGCCCCCCGCGACCCCTTCAGGGACGACGACTCCTTCACCGACTCGGCCGACGGGACCCCGGTCAACTTCTCCAGCGCTGCCTCGCTGAGCGACGAGACCCTGCGCTACCCACCCGCCGAGGAGGCCGAGCCCCTCCGCGGCCTGGCCGAGGGGCACCGTCAGCTGGGCAGcgctggcaccatcccagccaggagagctgcctcTGGCGGCTCGGCGCCCGCCCGCCTGAGCTCAGCCTGCAAGGGCAAAGCGGCGTCCAGCCGTGGCCCAAGTGGGGAGGGAAAGCGAGGCCAGCAGCCCACAAAGAGCGGTcccaagctggagctggaggtgggaaggcCCCCCAGTGGTGCCTGTGGAAGGAAGGATGCTCCCCAGGAGGACGAGGTGGCCTTCCAGTCCCTCTGCCACACCACGCCGACGGAGGAAGCTGTCTACTGCTTCTACGAGCAGGACTCGGACGAGCTGCCCGAGGTGGGCAGGCAAGGgactggcagcagagctcagcctggccgGGCACCCAGGAGGGAGCGCTGGGGTGGTTCGATCCCCCGGAGAGAGCCCGAGCCAGGCCCCCGGCCAGCTAAGAGCAAGCCACAGAACAACCTCATCGCCGACGAGACTCCGCCGTGCtactccctcagctcctccatgAGCTCCCTGAGCGATGCGAACCTCTCCGACGGCAAGGAGCGGGGCCAGCCCTGCGGCAAAGCCCCCCGGCCGCGCTCAGCCACGGTGTCGCTGGGGAAGGgaggctcccccagctcccccagcctccccagcctcaacTCGGAGGATGACCTGCTGCAGAAGTGCATCGGCTCGGCCATGCCCAAGCGCCGGCGGCCCTCGGCTCGCCGCAGGCTGCCGGAGCGCAAGCAGAAGCCTTCCGGTGCCGGCGGGAGGGAGCGGAAGGCTGAGGCGCGGCACCGTCCCACTGAGGACACCGGCTCCGACCGGGGCTCGGACCTGGACAGCGTGGAGTGGCAAGCCATCCAGGAGGGTGCCAACTCCATCGTCACCTGGCTGCACCAGGCCGCTGCCTCCCTCTCACGGGAGCCTTCCTCCGAGTCCGACTCCATCCTCTCCTTCATGTCGGGGCTCTCGGTGGGCTCCacgctgcagctgtccctgggcaggcaggagaagcagcgAGCCAGCAGCGCGGGCGGCCGGGATGCGGCCAGGAGGGAGCGCAGCAAGAGCCGcccagagaggaaggaggcgccGGGTGCCCGTCCTGCCGGCCGAGGAAGCACCAGGGCAGAGCGCAGCCCAGCGCCCACCAAGCCAGTGCCCAACCTGCCCGTGGTCTTCCGTGGCAGGACTGTCATCTACATGCCCAACCTGCCCAAGGATGCCCCCAGCCCGAGGGGCACCCCAAAGAAAAGCTCCGCGGCCAAGCCTGAGGCGTCACCGGCCAAGAACCTCTCCCTGAGTCAGCAGCGTTCGCGAAGCCTGCACCGGCTGGGCAAACCCCCCGAAACCGGGGACCTGGCACTGCCCAAGAGGAGCACGACACCCCCCGCCCGCATCGGCAAAGGACCTCCCTCCTCGGGCTCCTCCCGCACCTCCACTCCCTCCCAGCATGCTCCCAAGAAGCTGCCGTCGCCCTCCCAGGCCACCAAGCAGAGTCCCACGGCCGTGAGCAAGGCGGGCAGCTCACCCTCGCCGCCGGGACCCCCGGccagagccccagcccccaAATCCCCTGCACTCAAGCAGTCCAAGACTCAGAAGTCGCCCGTCCGCATCCCCTTCATGCAGAAGCCCAGCAGGAAGGTGCTGCCAGGCCGGGGCACCATGCCcgtgctggaggagcaggtggATGCTAGCAAGGCAGGGGGCAGCGGgccgggggggccggggggcggcgggcggcTGAACCTGGTGCGGATGTCGTCCACCCGTTCCAGCGGGAGCGATTCAGATCGCTCTGGCTTCTTACGCCAGCTCACCTTCATCAAGGAatcctccagcctgctgctgcggCACCGCTCCGAGCTCGGCCCGGGGCAGCCTTCGACCTCCTCCCTGCCTCGCCGCACGTCCCCGCAGCGCAGCCGAGCAGCCCTCCCGGCCgtcttcctctgctcctcccgCTGCGAGGAGCTCAAGGCGGCCAAGCCGGCAGCCCCCAACCCACGGCCCCTCGTCACCAGAGCCCAAGCCGGCGGCAGAGTCTCCGCCGGGGTCAAGCCGCCGCGGAGGACCAGCTCCGAGAGCCCGTCCCGGCTGCCGGTGAAGACCAGCACGGCTGCACCGGAGCCCTTCAAGAGGTACTCGTCCTCGCCCAACATCAGCGTGGCGCGGAGGACCGGCAGCCCTTCCTCCGTCCTCTCCGCCCGCTCCGAGGCTTCGGCGCAgcggcagaggcagcagcccgAGGCGGTCCCCGACGGGCAGCCGGCGAAGCCGCCGGTGGTGATGATGAAGGGCACATGGCGCAGGATTCGGGACGAGGACATCCCCCACATCCTCAAGAGCACGCTGCCCTCCTCCGCCCTGCCGCTGGCGGGCACcggtgaggaggaagaggagccggcggacgaggaggaggaggaggagcgcCCCGGCACCCCCAGGAAGACCAGCGACGCCGTGGTGCAGACCGAGGACTTCTCCAGCGCCAAGAccaactccagcacctctcccaCGCTGGAGAGCCGGGAGGGACCCCCACACCCCCGCGCTGCCTGCGATGGCGAAGCTCTGGCCCCCCCCAAGGCCACCCTGCCCATCTCCTTCGGCCACGAGGTACCCACGGggaccttccccagcagccGGCACGGCTCCCCGAGCAGAGCTGCCCGTGTCACCCCCTTCAACTACGTCCCCAGCCCCATGGTGACAGCGGTGGCTGACACGGTGGTGGAGAAAATCCAGGcttga